Proteins encoded by one window of Streptomyces uncialis:
- a CDS encoding UvrD-helicase domain-containing protein, which yields MQSPNNLAVIAAAGSRKNQHIIDCVVADPSKRVLVTTYTNENLHQIVSRLSAGTGVLPRHATVMGWFTFILNECARPYQSFVLGEAGMMGGLNFVGQRSRCIPKSKPQQYYVDRGKSAYRDGVSAFSFEANKLSKGMVVDRLSRIYDHIFIDEIQDVAGCDLDLLDLLMKSPIAVTVVGDPRQATFATNNATKNAKYKGSGIVEWLATRTDLCLVENRVESYRCNQDICDFADDLYPNLARTVSKNTEVTGHDGIFAIGKSAVLEYAEKYAPTVLRWDKRADTCGLDAMNMGTSKGSTFDRVLIFPTKPMISYYQTRDCTQAGDRAKLYVAVTRAKYSATFVMP from the coding sequence ATGCAGTCGCCTAATAATCTAGCCGTCATCGCGGCGGCTGGCTCGCGGAAGAACCAGCACATCATCGACTGCGTTGTCGCTGATCCGAGCAAGCGCGTCTTGGTGACGACCTACACCAACGAAAACCTCCATCAGATCGTGAGCCGACTGAGCGCGGGCACTGGCGTGCTACCGCGGCACGCCACGGTCATGGGTTGGTTCACGTTTATTCTCAACGAGTGTGCTCGCCCCTATCAGAGCTTTGTTCTCGGTGAAGCGGGAATGATGGGTGGCCTCAATTTCGTGGGACAGCGTTCGAGGTGCATCCCAAAAAGCAAGCCTCAGCAGTACTACGTAGATCGCGGCAAGTCGGCATATCGAGACGGTGTATCGGCGTTCTCCTTCGAGGCCAACAAACTGAGCAAGGGTATGGTGGTAGATCGTCTTTCGCGGATATACGACCACATTTTCATTGATGAGATCCAGGACGTGGCAGGGTGCGACCTCGATCTCCTGGACCTTTTGATGAAGTCGCCGATTGCCGTCACGGTGGTTGGTGATCCTCGCCAGGCCACCTTCGCAACGAACAACGCTACAAAGAACGCGAAGTACAAGGGGAGTGGCATCGTTGAGTGGTTGGCTACACGTACCGACCTGTGCCTCGTTGAAAACCGAGTAGAGAGTTACCGCTGCAACCAGGATATCTGTGATTTCGCAGATGATCTGTACCCCAACCTTGCGCGTACCGTGTCCAAGAACACCGAAGTGACTGGTCACGATGGCATCTTCGCGATCGGGAAATCGGCCGTGCTGGAGTACGCCGAGAAGTACGCGCCGACGGTGCTGCGCTGGGACAAGCGAGCCGATACATGCGGTCTCGACGCAATGAACATGGGTACCTCGAAGGGCAGCACGTTCGACCGCGTGCTCATCTTCCCGACGAAGCCGATGATCAGTTACTACCAGACCCGAGACTGCACCCAGGCCGGAGACAGGGCGAAGCTTTACGTCGCGGTGACGCGGGCGAAGTACAGCGCCACGTTCGTCATGCCGTAG
- a CDS encoding SpaA isopeptide-forming pilin-related protein yields the protein MLTLQQAMNAAADGDTVSIVPDSYVFTKTITVPRRVTLASASASVVTALFSVTGGGLTVSGVTFEPTAASRTVVTVAATSADTVLDGIRITNTANLAAITGITFSGTPATGRTVANYVFDNGDNAANGVSTGINAGSAASVVVRDTQITGVTRGFFMAAAATGTGPRFSRVDIGATLQGVVTGRTTGASFDEVHLTGTSLAGSTGVGLGGSTGVVMTDSTVTGYVNGITTTAATTGEGPQLTRVTVSRMGTTGISLGATTGARLTDVKVSGAPGSTGTGVDLVRATSVTLDNPQISGVRIGVRQVWVRTSGHPLNGPVVTGGTFTDVATGILVANNSGLRVTGTSLELVAGAGGGGGIGIGGYENTDVVISGVTVEGYENPDDVRRGSAAIRFYYSDHISVENSTLTGGANAFYWDMTTDVTVTDATVSGIDWWATYTESVIRLTVRNSTFTGNAGVANLTINPSASADGLDVIQKSSDITFADNQLTDNPAGVLFPYGGDTLDYLRNKVSGGPANYVVYAVPAHHVAVSDNEISFTPLEDNSGAVRAGTALENLDPATFPNTPEDQQSRSSSDIDVLGNVFTGTGPMIQLGEKEGTWRVMRDTVLVRGNVFPKDSVALRTFTNAETGQDSNQDNDMIGGNVAVDARDTPVAATTAATPGPRDVGGRGSNDWGSPCGPRVTVGDTYTPSDTLIYDGGGAWIHETREPQTLYPTRCADIGLSVTKAADSPSYTPGRPLTYTVIVKNTGPQDAHAVRVTDPRPALLTGLTWTCEAAGTASSCTDPSGTGGVDTLVNITAGGQVTFVITGTPAADASDDITNTATVTPAAGTDDLGCEPSCSARVVTPKAPATGAVTVVKKDSDTGANLAGAVFQLWQETNGIAGLQTTGGNPDVQVGASCTTGADGECTRDVETGTYYWREFQAPPGYELPTNPVFGPLALTDENAEQGVTVTANNSPTAPVTGAVTVVKQDSTTQAPLAGAVFQLWEETNGIPGLQTSGTDPDTQVGSPCTTPANGQCTRTVDLGTYYWRETRAPDGYDLPANPVFGPLVLTEANAPTGVTVNANNSTIAPVTGEVTVVKKDADTGANLAGAVFELWQETNGTPGLQTTGGNPDIQVGAPCTTGADGECTRTVETGAYYWRETQAPTGYELPSNPVFGPLNLTPENAGQGVTVTAGNSRTPAEESVIKVEKTDAKNGRPLAGAVFELWEETNGVPGLQTRPSGSTPPDTRTGPGCATDRAGLCVFDELPTGTYYVRETDVPEGYVLPDNPVRGPIVITPEDAGETVTVKIANKRGEPGKGK from the coding sequence TTGCTGACCCTGCAACAGGCGATGAACGCGGCCGCCGACGGGGACACCGTCAGCATCGTCCCCGACAGCTATGTGTTCACGAAGACGATCACCGTGCCCCGTCGGGTGACCCTCGCCAGTGCGTCGGCCTCGGTGGTCACCGCGTTGTTCTCGGTCACCGGCGGCGGACTGACCGTCAGCGGTGTCACGTTCGAGCCGACCGCCGCGAGCAGGACGGTCGTGACGGTCGCGGCGACCTCCGCCGACACCGTGCTGGACGGCATCAGGATCACCAACACGGCGAACCTGGCCGCCATCACCGGCATCACCTTCTCCGGTACCCCGGCGACCGGAAGAACGGTCGCGAACTACGTGTTCGACAACGGTGACAATGCCGCCAACGGCGTCTCCACCGGCATCAACGCGGGAAGCGCGGCCTCCGTCGTGGTGCGCGACACGCAGATCACCGGAGTCACCCGTGGTTTCTTCATGGCGGCCGCGGCCACCGGCACCGGCCCCCGGTTCTCCCGTGTGGACATCGGGGCGACCTTGCAGGGCGTGGTGACCGGCAGGACGACCGGCGCCTCCTTCGACGAGGTGCACCTCACGGGCACGTCGCTGGCCGGGTCGACCGGCGTCGGCCTGGGCGGTTCCACGGGTGTCGTGATGACCGACAGCACGGTCACCGGCTACGTCAACGGCATCACCACCACCGCCGCGACAACGGGCGAGGGCCCCCAGCTGACCCGGGTGACGGTCTCCCGGATGGGCACGACGGGCATCAGCCTCGGGGCGACCACCGGCGCCAGGCTCACGGACGTGAAGGTCTCCGGCGCGCCGGGGAGTACCGGCACCGGTGTCGACCTGGTCCGCGCCACCTCCGTGACCCTCGACAACCCGCAGATCAGCGGGGTGCGCATCGGCGTCAGACAGGTCTGGGTGCGGACGTCCGGTCACCCCCTCAACGGCCCCGTGGTGACCGGAGGCACCTTCACGGACGTCGCGACCGGCATCCTCGTCGCCAACAACTCGGGCCTGCGGGTCACCGGAACCTCGCTGGAACTCGTCGCGGGTGCGGGCGGCGGCGGTGGCATCGGCATCGGCGGCTACGAGAACACCGACGTCGTGATCAGCGGCGTGACCGTCGAGGGCTACGAGAACCCCGACGACGTGCGCCGGGGATCCGCCGCGATCCGCTTCTACTACTCCGACCACATCAGCGTCGAGAACTCGACGCTCACCGGAGGCGCGAACGCCTTCTACTGGGACATGACGACGGACGTCACGGTCACCGACGCCACCGTCAGCGGCATCGACTGGTGGGCGACGTACACGGAATCCGTCATCCGGCTGACCGTCCGGAACAGCACCTTCACCGGCAACGCCGGCGTGGCCAACCTGACCATCAACCCGTCCGCGAGCGCCGACGGACTGGACGTCATCCAGAAGAGCAGCGACATCACGTTCGCCGACAACCAGCTGACCGACAACCCCGCAGGCGTCCTCTTCCCCTACGGCGGGGACACGCTCGACTATCTGCGCAACAAGGTGAGCGGCGGACCCGCCAACTACGTCGTCTACGCGGTCCCCGCGCACCATGTGGCCGTCAGCGACAACGAGATCTCCTTCACCCCGCTGGAGGACAACTCGGGCGCCGTCCGCGCGGGCACCGCGCTGGAGAACCTCGACCCGGCGACCTTCCCGAACACCCCCGAGGACCAGCAGTCGCGTTCGTCCTCGGACATCGACGTCCTCGGCAATGTCTTCACCGGTACGGGACCGATGATCCAGCTCGGCGAGAAGGAAGGCACCTGGCGCGTCATGCGGGACACCGTCCTGGTGCGCGGCAACGTCTTCCCGAAGGACTCGGTCGCCCTCCGCACGTTCACCAACGCCGAGACGGGACAGGACAGCAATCAGGACAACGACATGATCGGAGGGAACGTCGCCGTCGACGCCCGGGACACCCCCGTCGCCGCGACCACCGCCGCGACCCCCGGGCCGAGGGATGTCGGCGGGCGCGGCAGCAACGACTGGGGCAGCCCCTGCGGCCCCCGGGTCACCGTGGGCGACACCTACACCCCGTCCGACACGCTGATCTACGACGGCGGAGGCGCGTGGATCCACGAGACACGCGAGCCCCAGACGCTGTACCCGACCCGCTGCGCGGACATCGGACTGAGTGTCACCAAGGCGGCCGACTCCCCGTCCTACACACCCGGCCGGCCGCTGACCTACACGGTCATCGTGAAGAACACGGGCCCCCAGGACGCGCACGCCGTCCGCGTGACCGACCCCCGACCCGCGCTGCTGACCGGCCTCACCTGGACGTGCGAGGCCGCAGGAACGGCGAGCTCGTGCACCGACCCCTCCGGCACCGGAGGCGTCGACACCTTGGTGAACATCACAGCGGGAGGCCAGGTGACCTTCGTCATCACCGGCACTCCCGCGGCCGACGCCTCGGACGACATCACCAACACGGCCACCGTCACCCCCGCCGCAGGCACCGACGACCTCGGCTGCGAGCCGAGTTGCAGCGCACGGGTGGTCACCCCCAAAGCCCCCGCCACGGGTGCGGTCACCGTGGTGAAGAAGGACTCGGACACCGGCGCGAACCTCGCGGGTGCCGTGTTCCAGCTGTGGCAGGAGACCAACGGCATCGCCGGTCTCCAGACCACCGGCGGCAACCCCGACGTCCAGGTGGGCGCGTCCTGCACCACGGGCGCGGACGGCGAGTGCACCCGCGACGTCGAGACCGGCACGTACTACTGGCGCGAGTTCCAGGCGCCGCCCGGGTACGAGCTGCCGACCAACCCGGTGTTCGGGCCGCTCGCGCTGACCGACGAGAACGCCGAACAGGGTGTCACCGTCACCGCGAACAACAGCCCGACCGCTCCGGTCACCGGCGCGGTCACCGTCGTCAAGCAGGACTCCACCACCCAGGCACCCCTCGCGGGCGCGGTGTTCCAGCTGTGGGAGGAGACCAACGGCATCCCCGGTCTCCAGACCTCCGGCACCGACCCCGACACCCAGGTCGGCAGCCCCTGCACCACTCCCGCCAACGGCCAGTGCACCCGCACCGTCGACCTCGGCACCTACTACTGGCGCGAGACCCGCGCCCCCGACGGCTACGACCTCCCGGCCAACCCCGTCTTCGGCCCGCTCGTCCTGACCGAGGCCAACGCCCCCACCGGCGTCACCGTCAACGCCAACAACTCCACCATCGCCCCCGTCACCGGTGAGGTCACGGTCGTCAAGAAGGACGCGGACACCGGCGCCAACCTCGCCGGAGCCGTCTTCGAACTGTGGCAGGAGACCAACGGCACGCCCGGCCTCCAGACCACCGGCGGCAACCCCGACATCCAGGTCGGCGCCCCCTGCACCACCGGCGCGGACGGCGAGTGCACCCGCACCGTCGAGACCGGCGCCTACTACTGGCGCGAGACCCAGGCGCCCACCGGCTACGAACTGCCCTCCAACCCGGTCTTCGGCCCGCTGAACCTCACACCGGAGAACGCCGGACAGGGCGTCACGGTCACGGCCGGCAACAGCCGCACCCCGGCCGAGGAGAGCGTCATCAAGGTCGAGAAGACCGACGCGAAGAACGGCCGCCCCCTCGCGGGCGCGGTCTTCGAACTGTGGGAGGAGACCAACGGCGTCCCGGGCCTCCAGACCCGGCCCTCCGGCTCCACCCCGCCCGACACCCGTACCGGTCCTGGCTGTGCCACGGACCGCGCGGGACTGTGCGTCTTCGACGAACTGCCGACGGGGACGTACTACGTACGCGAGACGGACGTGCCCGAGGGCTACGTCCTGCCCGACAACCCGGTCCGCGGCCCGATCGTCATCACCCCCGAGGACGCGGGTGAGACCGTGACGGTCAAGATCGCCAACAAGCGCGGGGAGCCCGGCAAGGGCAAGTAA
- a CDS encoding arylcarboxylate reductase has protein sequence MTAPTRADPDAQVARWLDTDLDEWTRRVVRRHFDPVSGSLYWLGRVHQLDFDPRDITRHDQLGAFGPFPLDRLREEDPADLVPQSVPRPLAGRVWDTGGTTGTPCRVFYTPDMLSHRAIWRRWSFVREGFAPGRTWLQATPTGPHLIGNGVQEVSELHAGQVYAVDMDPRWVKRLIRAGRLAEVGDYTTHLLEQITDVLRQGRVQYLNTTPALFQALRQRRPELVAALDGVRLSGTQISADMYRTFRTALRGGICGLTYGNTFGNAACLDIERDGELISYVPNYPQVTMAVVDKADRSTPVAPGTVGQVRLTVLHEDLFLPNILERDQALRHSTDRWPIDGVANVRPLQTTSSAPEGLY, from the coding sequence ATGACCGCCCCCACCCGTGCCGACCCGGACGCCCAGGTCGCGCGATGGCTGGACACCGACCTGGACGAATGGACCCGCAGGGTCGTCCGACGGCACTTCGACCCGGTGTCCGGCAGCCTGTACTGGCTCGGCCGCGTCCACCAACTGGACTTCGACCCGCGTGACATCACCCGCCACGACCAGCTCGGCGCCTTCGGCCCGTTCCCCCTGGACCGATTGCGCGAGGAGGACCCCGCGGACCTCGTCCCGCAGTCCGTGCCCCGGCCGCTCGCCGGGCGTGTCTGGGACACCGGCGGCACCACCGGCACACCCTGCCGGGTGTTCTACACCCCCGACATGCTGTCGCACCGGGCGATCTGGCGCCGCTGGTCCTTCGTCCGGGAAGGCTTCGCACCCGGCCGCACCTGGCTGCAGGCCACGCCCACCGGACCGCATCTGATCGGGAACGGCGTCCAGGAGGTCTCGGAACTCCACGCCGGCCAGGTGTACGCGGTGGACATGGACCCCCGGTGGGTCAAGCGCCTCATCCGGGCCGGCCGGCTGGCCGAGGTCGGCGATTACACCACCCATCTGCTGGAGCAGATCACCGACGTGCTCCGGCAGGGCCGGGTCCAGTACCTCAACACCACACCGGCCCTGTTCCAGGCCCTCCGCCAACGCCGGCCCGAACTCGTCGCCGCCCTCGACGGCGTACGCCTGAGCGGCACCCAGATCAGCGCCGATATGTACCGGACCTTCAGAACCGCCCTGCGGGGCGGGATCTGCGGCTTGACCTACGGCAACACCTTCGGCAACGCGGCCTGCCTGGACATCGAGCGGGACGGTGAGCTGATCAGCTATGTCCCGAACTATCCACAGGTCACGATGGCGGTGGTGGACAAGGCCGACCGCTCGACCCCCGTCGCCCCCGGCACCGTGGGCCAGGTACGGCTCACCGTGCTCCACGAGGACCTCTTCCTCCCCAACATCCTGGAACGCGATCAGGCACTGCGCCACAGCACCGACCGCTGGCCCATCGACGGCGTCGCCAACGTCCGCCCCCTCCAGACCACGAGCTCGGCCCCCGAGGGCCTGTACTGA
- a CDS encoding malonyl transferase gives MSLGYLFGGGVGTEPHGLELHRTYPVVRSWYEQVSEWTGLTVGQILEEDLPTAQEERQSVGTVREAALAIGVHDVLASFNLRPAAIGGLSLGAMAASCLAGSVDRRELFEMLAGSRDTPEPPADAPRQGIAIAFGALGEGAPSHPGENVPGVHLAGDFGPTTDGTQRILMLAGHAEALDALAAEVPPGTVVPLPGRTIAVHTPLRRHYRDFMAPRIDAMSFTDPEIPLLSCLEPKVLRTAADVRDLFQRNSTDPISLVDVYDGMREQGVQLGLVMGPSIPEGILAFPFPVVHIEQPEHIEQALTTAYDLGIDLTGAPALS, from the coding sequence ATGAGTCTGGGTTACCTGTTCGGCGGCGGCGTCGGGACCGAGCCGCACGGCCTGGAGCTCCATCGGACCTACCCGGTGGTGCGCAGCTGGTACGAACAGGTTTCCGAGTGGACCGGGCTGACCGTTGGTCAGATCCTGGAGGAAGACCTCCCGACCGCCCAGGAGGAACGCCAGAGCGTCGGCACCGTCCGCGAGGCGGCCCTCGCGATCGGTGTGCACGACGTGCTCGCGTCGTTCAATCTACGCCCTGCCGCCATCGGCGGCCTCAGTCTCGGTGCGATGGCCGCCAGTTGCCTCGCCGGATCGGTGGACCGTCGGGAACTGTTCGAGATGCTGGCCGGCTCCCGCGACACCCCGGAACCGCCCGCCGACGCACCGCGGCAGGGGATAGCCATAGCCTTCGGCGCCCTCGGCGAAGGCGCCCCCTCCCACCCCGGCGAGAATGTCCCCGGCGTCCATCTGGCCGGCGACTTCGGCCCCACCACCGACGGCACCCAGCGCATCCTCATGCTGGCCGGCCACGCCGAAGCGCTCGACGCACTCGCCGCCGAGGTCCCACCGGGCACGGTGGTCCCGCTCCCCGGCCGCACCATCGCCGTCCACACCCCGCTGCGTCGGCACTACCGCGACTTCATGGCCCCGCGCATCGACGCGATGTCCTTCACCGACCCCGAGATCCCCCTGCTGTCCTGCCTGGAACCCAAGGTCCTGCGGACCGCGGCCGACGTGAGGGACCTGTTCCAACGCAACTCCACGGACCCCATCAGCCTGGTCGACGTCTACGACGGCATGCGGGAACAGGGCGTACAACTCGGGCTGGTGATGGGCCCCTCGATCCCGGAGGGCATCCTCGCGTTCCCCTTCCCGGTGGTGCACATCGAGCAGCCGGAGCACATCGAACAGGCTCTGACCACCGCGTACGACCTCGGCATCGACCTCACCGGCGCCCCGGCGCTGTCATGA
- a CDS encoding LuxR C-terminal-related transcriptional regulator, with amino-acid sequence MGVRRLTALDVLILEGVAVGTSTVQLAASLYLSRQGVEYRIGLMLRHFQVANRAALVSRAHSLGVLSVGAWPPRVLPEFLET; translated from the coding sequence GTGGGCGTCCGACGGCTGACCGCGCTGGACGTCCTGATCCTGGAGGGTGTCGCGGTCGGCACCTCGACCGTCCAGCTGGCGGCCTCCCTCTATCTGAGCCGACAGGGTGTCGAGTACCGCATCGGGTTGATGCTGCGTCATTTCCAGGTCGCGAACCGGGCCGCCCTGGTCTCGCGGGCACATTCCCTCGGCGTGCTGAGCGTCGGAGCATGGCCGCCCCGGGTCCTTCCGGAATTCCTCGAAACATAG
- a CDS encoding thioesterase II family protein has protein sequence MTSLSLDSDLWCRRFHPSPTAKRRLVCFPHAGGSASFYFPVSAELCGPVDLLAVQYPGRQDRREEHGVEDLHLMADGVFEALRRWDDLPLTFFGHSMGALVAFEVARRIERAGGRIDHLFVSGRRGPSTDRPELSQPLDDEGILAEVKSMSGTDARLLEDEELLRMVLPALRGDYRALGTYQADPRAAVGCPITAAVGDQDPWTPVSEAGTWRDRTTAAFDLKVFPGGHFYLSSRPDEVIGMLREHLATAPRA, from the coding sequence ATGACTTCCCTCTCTTTGGACAGCGACCTGTGGTGCCGTCGCTTTCATCCCTCGCCCACGGCCAAACGTCGGCTGGTCTGCTTTCCGCACGCCGGCGGTTCGGCGAGTTTCTACTTTCCGGTCTCCGCCGAACTGTGCGGCCCGGTCGACCTCCTCGCGGTGCAGTACCCAGGGCGGCAGGACCGCCGCGAGGAGCACGGCGTCGAGGATCTCCACCTCATGGCCGACGGGGTGTTCGAGGCCCTGCGCCGCTGGGACGACCTCCCGCTGACCTTCTTCGGCCACAGCATGGGCGCCCTGGTCGCCTTCGAGGTGGCCCGGCGGATCGAGCGCGCGGGCGGCCGGATCGACCATCTCTTCGTGTCCGGCCGCAGGGGGCCGTCCACGGACCGGCCGGAGCTTTCACAGCCCCTCGACGACGAGGGCATCCTGGCCGAGGTCAAGTCCATGAGCGGCACCGACGCCCGGCTCCTGGAGGACGAGGAACTGCTGCGGATGGTGCTGCCCGCGCTGCGCGGCGACTACCGGGCGCTGGGGACCTACCAGGCCGACCCCCGCGCCGCGGTCGGGTGCCCGATCACCGCGGCGGTGGGGGACCAGGACCCCTGGACACCCGTGTCCGAGGCCGGGACCTGGCGCGATCGCACGACGGCCGCGTTCGACCTCAAGGTCTTCCCCGGCGGGCACTTCTATCTGAGCAGTCGGCCGGACGAGGTGATCGGCATGCTCCGCGAGCACCTCGCCACCGCACCGCGCGCCTGA
- a CDS encoding metallophosphoesterase family protein, with the protein MARLYAVSDLHVAHPENRAVVEGMFPEDEGDWLLLAGDVGELAADVEWTLRLLADRFSTVVWVPGNHELWTHPADPVRLRGEHRYRYLVELCRRLGVITPEDPYPIWTGPGGPVTVVPLFLLYDYSFLPPGVRDVGAALALAEAAGVVCSDEFLLHPDPYPTRADWCRARVVSTEARLAGCDPALPTLLVNHFPLVREPTEVLHHPEFALWCGTTASRDWPVRYRASAVIYGHLHIPRTIHTDGVRHQEVSLGYPREWRRWGKPDPLLREVFPAGEQR; encoded by the coding sequence ATGGCAAGGCTGTACGCCGTCAGCGACCTCCATGTCGCCCATCCGGAGAACCGGGCCGTTGTCGAGGGGATGTTCCCCGAGGACGAGGGGGACTGGCTGCTGCTGGCGGGGGACGTGGGCGAGTTGGCCGCGGACGTGGAGTGGACGCTGCGGCTGCTGGCCGACCGGTTCTCGACGGTCGTGTGGGTGCCGGGCAACCATGAGTTGTGGACCCATCCGGCCGACCCGGTGCGGTTGCGCGGCGAGCACCGGTACCGGTATCTGGTGGAGCTGTGCCGGCGTCTGGGTGTCATCACCCCCGAGGACCCCTATCCGATCTGGACCGGTCCGGGCGGTCCCGTGACGGTGGTACCGCTGTTCCTGCTGTACGACTACAGCTTCCTGCCGCCGGGAGTGCGTGACGTCGGGGCCGCGCTGGCCCTGGCGGAGGCCGCGGGTGTGGTGTGCTCCGACGAGTTCCTGTTGCACCCGGACCCGTATCCGACGCGGGCCGACTGGTGCCGTGCGCGGGTCGTCTCCACAGAGGCGCGTCTGGCCGGCTGCGACCCGGCGCTGCCGACGCTCCTGGTGAATCATTTCCCCCTGGTCAGGGAACCGACGGAGGTGCTGCACCATCCGGAGTTCGCGTTGTGGTGCGGTACCACGGCGAGCCGGGACTGGCCTGTGCGGTACCGGGCGTCCGCGGTGATCTACGGGCATCTGCACATTCCGCGGACCATTCACACGGACGGGGTACGGCATCAGGAGGTGTCCCTCGGCTATCCGCGCGAGTGGCGGCGCTGGGGCAAGCCGGACCCGCTGCTGCGCGAGGTCTTCCCGGCCGGGGAGCAGCGGTGA
- a CDS encoding 4'-phosphopantetheinyl transferase family protein, with product MIEDLLPASVEVAESLGDPPGSELFPEEEPLVAHAVERRRREFTTGRWCARQALARLGLPQAPLLAGPRGEPLWPEGVVGSISHCAGYRVAAVASSADLLALGVDAEPVGPLPEGVLDAVTVAGERAALDGCRRMSPGVCWDRVLFSAKESVYKAWFPLTGRPLDFLDAFVRLDPVRGVFSAGLRVPGHRVGGSVVDGFTGRLAVSGGLVLTAVAVPRSANPP from the coding sequence GTGATCGAGGATCTGTTGCCGGCGTCGGTCGAGGTGGCGGAATCGCTGGGGGACCCGCCGGGGTCGGAGCTGTTCCCCGAGGAGGAGCCGCTGGTGGCCCACGCGGTGGAGCGGCGCAGACGGGAGTTCACCACGGGGCGGTGGTGTGCCCGGCAGGCGCTGGCCCGGCTGGGCCTGCCCCAGGCACCGCTGTTGGCCGGGCCGCGCGGGGAGCCGCTGTGGCCGGAGGGTGTGGTGGGGTCGATCAGCCACTGCGCCGGGTACCGGGTGGCCGCGGTGGCCAGCAGCGCTGATCTGCTCGCCCTCGGGGTGGACGCGGAGCCGGTCGGTCCCCTGCCGGAGGGCGTGCTCGACGCGGTGACCGTCGCCGGGGAGCGGGCCGCGCTGGACGGGTGTCGGCGCATGTCGCCTGGGGTGTGCTGGGACCGGGTGCTGTTCAGTGCCAAGGAGTCGGTCTACAAGGCGTGGTTCCCGCTGACGGGACGGCCGTTGGACTTCCTGGACGCGTTCGTGCGGCTGGACCCCGTACGGGGTGTGTTCTCCGCCGGGCTGAGGGTGCCGGGGCATCGGGTCGGCGGCTCGGTGGTCGACGGATTCACCGGCCGCCTGGCCGTGTCCGGTGGCTTGGTGCTGACCGCTGTGGCGGTTCCCCGGAGCGCAAACCCGCCGTGA